One Leptospiraceae bacterium genomic window, GTGGTACGGTAACGGATTTAAATAATATTTTAATAGATGCCAACTTTGGAATTTATAGAAAACCCAATAATTCCAATGAAAATACTTCGAGTCTTCTAAGAAGTTTGGATAATTTTACTTTTTTTGAATTCTATAAGGTTATAAAAGGTAGTATTATTAAAAAACTAGAAATTGGATATAAATATAAGTTTTGTATTAATAATGATTGTAATAGTTCTTTTTTCGAAATAAGTGTAATAAGCTCCAATATAAAGATTATTACTAATCAAGCTGGAGTCAGCAATTCCCGCTTTAGAGTACAAGGCTTCTTAAAGCCTGTTTTTTAACCCATAACTTACGGGTTTTCTTCGAGGAAAAGAACCCAAAATACTTATGTATAGTAAAAATTGAGCTAAAATCATAGTAAAATTAGTACAAGGAAAAATGAATGAATAGCTCCTTCAGAAAATTTTTCACTGTTTTTAAAAATCTCGCTATGATGAATTTTCTCCTATAGAAATATTTGCTTTAAATCCATAAGCAATAGCCTGGAATAGTTGCTCCATAGATGAAAATTCAAATATTTCAAACAAGTTTCTTATCTTTTGCCAGAATAATCTTTTTGCATGAAAAGTCCCAAGTGCTTTTCGGAATAATGCACAGCTCGATTGTTGGATTTGATCTACAAGAAAAGCAAGTACCATAAGAGTTGCAAAGTTATTAGACAAATTCTTACTGCCATGTCCATAATTATGTTCAAAGTGATAACCCTGATTTTTTAGAGTATTAAAGGTTTCATTTTCTATCTTCCATCGTGATCTCGCGATTCGCATCAATTCATAAGCATTTTCTTTTGTAATTTCAATATCTGTAACCCAGCAAAAAACAATCATATGCTCTTTTTTATCCACCTGCTTATACTCAAGGATATTGACTTTGAGTTCTGAAGTCTCATTTAAAAAGATTTGGTTTGTAAAAGAAAAGTAATGAGAAACTCCATCTTTCTCTATACAGAGTTGCTCTGTCTTTTTCAATTCCTGTAGCTTATCAAATTGATTGTAAAGGTGTTTGTGATTTTTTTCTTTTACACCTATGATAAAGGATAGATTC contains:
- a CDS encoding transposase, with amino-acid sequence MFEPITNEDGKTKNDCELNASKRFIEDFRREHPHLKTIFVEDSLFSNAPHIELLKEKNLSFIIGVKEKNHKHLYNQFDKLQELKKTEQLCIEKDGVSHYFSFTNQIFLNETSELKVNILEYKQVDKKEHMIVFCWVTDIEITKENAYELMRIARSRWKIENETFNTLKNQGYHFEHNYGHGSKNLSNNFATLMVLAFLVDQIQQSSCALFRKALGTFHAKRLFWQKIRNLFEIFEFSSMEQLFQAIAYGFKANISIGENSS